The proteins below come from a single Burkholderiales bacterium genomic window:
- a CDS encoding tripartite tricarboxylate transporter substrate binding protein, with product MTARSIGKLSAPLVLAAVLGASGAVHAQAYPSKSIRMVIALAPSGGVDTTGRFIGTKLSQLWGQPVVADNRPGAGGSLAADIVAKSPPDGYTMLMASSGITITPSIMKLGYDPKKDLLPVTLAVVSPGVMVVHPSIPAKNVKELIAFARARPNELFYSSSGQGSGQHLSMAMFCQMTGIKMTHVPYKGTAPSITDTVAGRIAVTIASVISTRPFFTTGKLRALATVGFKRTPALPEYPTIAEAGVPGYGFENWYALFMPGGTDKAIANKVQEAVARILLEPDTKKLMLHQGLDVHASSQEEFSKMYFNEMTHWAKVVKAVGLQPN from the coding sequence ATGACAGCACGGAGTATCGGCAAGCTGAGTGCGCCGCTGGTTCTGGCGGCGGTCCTGGGCGCATCGGGCGCGGTTCACGCGCAGGCCTATCCGTCGAAATCGATACGCATGGTGATCGCGCTCGCCCCCAGCGGCGGCGTCGACACCACGGGACGCTTCATCGGAACGAAGCTCTCGCAGTTGTGGGGCCAGCCGGTCGTCGCGGACAACCGGCCGGGCGCGGGCGGCTCGCTCGCCGCAGACATCGTCGCCAAATCACCGCCCGACGGTTACACGATGCTCATGGCCTCGTCGGGCATCACGATCACGCCGAGCATCATGAAGCTCGGCTACGACCCGAAGAAAGACCTGCTTCCGGTCACGCTCGCGGTGGTCTCGCCCGGCGTGATGGTCGTGCACCCGTCGATTCCCGCGAAGAACGTGAAAGAGCTGATCGCGTTCGCGCGCGCCCGGCCCAACGAGCTCTTCTATTCGTCGTCCGGACAGGGCTCGGGGCAGCATCTCTCGATGGCGATGTTCTGCCAGATGACCGGCATCAAGATGACGCACGTGCCGTACAAGGGCACCGCGCCGAGCATCACCGACACGGTCGCCGGCCGCATCGCGGTGACGATCGCGAGCGTCATCTCCACGCGCCCGTTCTTCACGACCGGCAAGCTGCGTGCGCTCGCGACCGTCGGCTTCAAACGCACGCCTGCACTGCCCGAGTACCCGACGATCGCCGAAGCGGGCGTCCCCGGCTACGGCTTCGAGAACTGGTACGCGCTCTTCATGCCGGGCGGCACCGACAAGGCGATCGCGAACAAGGTGCAGGAAGCCGTCGCCAGGATCCTGCTCGAGCCGGACACCAAGAAGCTGATGCTGCACCAGGGCCTCGACGTCCACGCGAGCTCGCAGGAGGAGTTCTCGAAGATGTACTTCAACGAGATGACGCACTGGGCGAAGGTGGTGAAAGCGGTCGGGCTGCAGCCGAACTAG
- a CDS encoding mandelate racemase/muconate lactonizing enzyme family protein produces MTLKIDRVEVFGVEMPLLGTFTSGGVSKNITKCVVVRLTASDGTIGISSIDPSTTAKSPNTGPELAAAIRDKIAPQIVGLDPTNVNRMVELCDRLTPTQPGAGAAIEMACIELTSRRQGIPLYTYLGGAVQDSVLFNGWIGMLPPDEAAAEAKQWLAAGFKSAKIKVGSGVEADRDRIAAVRDVVGSAMKLRIDANCQYDANQSLALCKAVKQYDLQLFEQPAAKEDIAGLARVRREGGIPVMADESVSDHASLLAVLKADAADFVKFGIKQAGGILKAQRMLATAEAAKIPVVVGHGFGLDPSTLAEIMLAASSRNVVPGLECVGPLKVKDTVTTTRLDISRGSIPLPQGPGLGVTLDEAKLQQYRMH; encoded by the coding sequence ATGACACTAAAAATCGATCGCGTCGAAGTCTTCGGCGTGGAAATGCCGCTCCTGGGCACGTTCACGAGCGGCGGAGTTTCGAAGAACATCACCAAGTGCGTGGTGGTCAGGCTCACCGCGTCCGACGGCACGATCGGCATCAGCAGCATCGATCCGTCGACGACCGCGAAGTCGCCGAACACCGGGCCCGAGCTCGCCGCCGCGATCCGCGACAAGATCGCGCCGCAGATCGTCGGGCTCGATCCGACCAACGTGAACCGCATGGTCGAGCTGTGCGACCGGCTGACGCCGACGCAGCCCGGCGCGGGCGCCGCGATCGAGATGGCGTGCATCGAGCTCACGTCCCGCCGGCAGGGCATTCCGCTCTATACCTACCTCGGCGGCGCGGTGCAGGACAGCGTGCTGTTCAACGGCTGGATCGGCATGCTGCCGCCCGACGAGGCGGCCGCCGAAGCGAAGCAGTGGCTCGCCGCCGGATTCAAATCGGCGAAGATCAAGGTCGGCAGCGGCGTCGAAGCCGATCGCGACCGCATCGCCGCGGTGCGCGACGTCGTCGGCAGCGCGATGAAGCTGCGCATCGACGCGAACTGCCAGTACGACGCCAATCAGTCGCTCGCGCTGTGCAAGGCGGTCAAGCAATACGATCTCCAGCTCTTCGAGCAGCCCGCCGCGAAGGAAGACATCGCGGGCCTCGCGCGCGTGCGCCGCGAAGGCGGCATCCCGGTGATGGCCGACGAGAGCGTGAGCGATCACGCGAGCCTGCTCGCGGTGCTGAAGGCGGACGCGGCGGACTTCGTGAAGTTCGGCATCAAGCAGGCGGGCGGGATACTGAAAGCGCAGCGCATGCTCGCCACCGCGGAAGCGGCGAAGATCCCGGTCGTCGTCGGTCACGGCTTCGGCCTCGATCCGTCGACGCTCGCCGAGATCATGCTCGCGGCGTCGTCGCGCAACGTGGTGCCGGGGCTGGAGTGCGTGGGACCGCTGAAAGTGAAGGATACGGTCACGACCACGCGCCTCGACATCTCCAGGGGCAGCATTCCGCTGCCGCAGGGCCCGGGGCTCGGCGTCACGCTCGACGAGGCGAAGCTCCAGCAATACCGCATGCACTGA
- a CDS encoding tripartite tricarboxylate transporter substrate binding protein, with protein MQFGMRQCVVAGLSALVSVSVSVSVSAAHSAERTDFPAKPIRWIVPFPPGGSNDILSRYVGAKLSDRLREQVVIDNRAGANGIIGADLAAHATPDGYTILMVSTSWVMNAAVRSSLPYDVEKSFDPIVTIGSSPNCIVVNPGAGFKNLRDLVERAKANPAKIFYASTGVGGFNHFGGELFKKVAGINMLMVPYRGGGPAMTDVMAGQVPVMFSSVTQVLPHVRNGKLNVLAVGSTKRSIALPDVPTVVESGYPGYDVAVWWGVVGPLGIPAALQQKLRAEFNAVLQDPDTIKRLTADSAEPMNLSPAEFRKMIHAEVKKWTGVARSAKISVQ; from the coding sequence ATGCAGTTCGGAATGCGACAGTGCGTCGTTGCAGGGTTGTCAGCGCTCGTCTCCGTCTCCGTCTCCGTCTCCGTCTCCGCCGCGCACAGCGCGGAGCGCACCGATTTTCCCGCCAAGCCGATCCGGTGGATCGTCCCGTTTCCGCCCGGCGGCAGCAACGACATCCTGAGCCGCTACGTCGGCGCCAAGCTCTCGGACCGGCTGCGCGAGCAGGTCGTGATCGACAACCGCGCCGGCGCCAACGGCATCATCGGCGCGGATCTCGCGGCGCACGCGACGCCGGACGGTTACACGATCCTGATGGTCTCCACGTCGTGGGTGATGAACGCCGCGGTGCGCTCTTCGCTCCCGTACGACGTGGAGAAGTCGTTCGACCCGATCGTCACGATCGGATCGTCGCCCAACTGCATCGTCGTCAATCCGGGTGCGGGCTTCAAGAATCTGCGCGACCTCGTCGAGCGCGCGAAGGCCAACCCCGCGAAGATCTTCTACGCCTCGACCGGCGTCGGAGGCTTCAACCATTTCGGCGGCGAGCTTTTCAAGAAAGTCGCGGGGATCAACATGTTGATGGTGCCTTATCGCGGCGGCGGCCCGGCGATGACCGACGTCATGGCGGGGCAGGTGCCGGTGATGTTCAGCTCGGTGACGCAGGTGCTGCCGCACGTGCGCAACGGCAAGCTCAACGTGCTCGCGGTCGGCTCGACCAAGCGCAGCATCGCGCTGCCCGATGTGCCGACGGTCGTCGAATCGGGCTACCCCGGGTATGACGTCGCGGTGTGGTGGGGCGTGGTCGGGCCGCTCGGTATTCCTGCTGCGCTACAGCAGAAGCTGCGCGCCGAGTTCAACGCGGTGCTGCAGGATCCGGACACGATCAAGCGTCTCACCGCCGACTCCGCGGAGCCGATGAACCTGTCGCCGGCCGAGTTCCGCAAGATGATCCACGCCGAGGTGAAGAAATGGACCGGCGTCGCGCGCTCCGCGAAGATCAGTGTGCAGTGA
- a CDS encoding tripartite tricarboxylate transporter substrate binding protein: MRAAAGVALLCGALAAHAQNPAWPQRTVQMVVPYTPGTGADIVARAFQPRLAERWKIAVVTDNRPGATGNIGTEFVARAPPDGHVLLMTATSFGTAPALSAKLPFDPVRSFAPVVQIAASEMTLVVHPQLPARSMRELIQLAKRRPGQLHYSSPGNGGPQHLAAELIKLETGIDIVHVPYRGSAGAVTDLVGGHVQATVAGMQTVSPQVRAGKLRMLGVMGEKRSAAFPAVPTMKEQGLPNLVVETWYGLFAPAEAPLPVVAKLNTDFNALLGESEVRELLARSGMNPVGGTSERFGDMVRAELARWARVVAAAKIKAD, from the coding sequence ATGCGCGCAGCGGCCGGCGTCGCGTTGTTGTGCGGAGCGCTCGCGGCGCACGCGCAAAACCCCGCCTGGCCCCAGCGCACCGTCCAGATGGTCGTGCCCTACACGCCGGGCACCGGCGCCGACATCGTCGCCCGCGCGTTCCAGCCGCGGCTCGCCGAACGCTGGAAAATCGCGGTGGTCACCGACAACCGTCCCGGCGCGACCGGCAACATCGGCACCGAATTCGTGGCCCGCGCGCCGCCGGACGGCCACGTGCTGCTCATGACCGCGACCTCGTTCGGCACCGCACCGGCGCTCTCCGCGAAGCTGCCGTTCGACCCGGTGCGCAGCTTCGCGCCGGTGGTGCAGATCGCCGCGAGCGAGATGACCCTCGTCGTGCATCCCCAGCTCCCGGCGCGCTCGATGCGCGAGCTCATCCAGCTCGCGAAACGCCGTCCCGGCCAGTTGCACTATTCGTCGCCCGGCAACGGCGGCCCGCAGCACCTCGCGGCCGAGCTGATCAAGCTCGAGACCGGCATCGACATCGTGCACGTGCCGTACAGAGGCTCGGCGGGCGCCGTCACCGATCTCGTCGGCGGCCACGTGCAGGCGACGGTCGCCGGCATGCAGACGGTCTCGCCGCAGGTGCGCGCCGGGAAGCTGCGCATGCTGGGCGTCATGGGCGAGAAACGTTCGGCGGCATTCCCCGCGGTCCCGACGATGAAGGAGCAGGGCCTGCCCAACCTCGTCGTCGAAACCTGGTACGGCCTCTTCGCGCCGGCGGAGGCGCCTTTGCCGGTCGTCGCGAAGCTCAACACCGACTTCAACGCGCTGCTCGGCGAGAGCGAAGTGCGCGAGCTCCTCGCCCGCAGCGGCATGAACCCGGTCGGCGGCACCAGCGAGCGCTTCGGCGACATGGTCAGGGCCGAGCTCGCGCGATGGGCGCGCGTGGTCGCGGCGGCGAAGATCAAAGCGGACTGA
- a CDS encoding substrate-binding domain-containing protein translates to MAANEFIVMTSGAFTAAHLALIPDIEKLTQKKVVTATTSVGTGETSIASRLKRGEVADLVIVAAPLQKQFVDEGLVLAEGCKSVARSTMGFAVRAGAPKPDVGTMEGLKKTLLEAKRIAYSASVSGQYFTTELVQRLGIADQVLPKSRLITGGERTGAVVARGDADLAFQQISELLPVPGIAHITPLPSEAQRTTEFKAGVGANSTDRALAQKVIDFLASSQAADAVRKTGLEPAN, encoded by the coding sequence ATGGCAGCCAATGAATTCATCGTGATGACCTCGGGCGCGTTCACCGCGGCGCATCTCGCGCTGATCCCGGACATCGAGAAGCTGACGCAGAAGAAGGTCGTCACCGCGACGACCTCGGTCGGCACCGGCGAGACCTCGATCGCGAGCCGCCTGAAGCGCGGCGAGGTCGCGGACCTCGTCATCGTCGCGGCGCCGCTCCAGAAACAGTTCGTCGACGAAGGGCTGGTGCTGGCCGAAGGCTGCAAGAGCGTCGCGCGCTCGACGATGGGCTTCGCGGTGCGCGCGGGCGCGCCGAAGCCCGACGTGGGCACGATGGAAGGCCTGAAGAAGACGCTGCTAGAAGCGAAGCGCATCGCGTACTCGGCGAGCGTGAGCGGCCAGTACTTCACGACCGAGCTCGTGCAGCGCCTCGGCATCGCCGACCAGGTGCTGCCGAAGAGCCGTCTCATCACCGGCGGCGAGCGCACCGGCGCGGTCGTCGCGCGCGGCGACGCCGACCTCGCTTTCCAGCAGATCAGCGAGCTGCTGCCGGTGCCCGGCATCGCCCACATCACGCCGCTGCCGTCCGAAGCGCAGCGCACGACCGAGTTCAAGGCCGGCGTCGGTGCGAACAGCACCGACCGCGCGCTCGCGCAGAAGGTGATCGATTTTCTCGCGTCGTCGCAGGCCGCAGATGCGGTTCGCAAAACCGGCCTCGAACCCGCCAATTAA
- a CDS encoding putative quinol monooxygenase produces the protein MIHVIAIITAKPGQREKILEAARANIPAVKAEDGCIEYGPGVDAEGLGNFQTKFGPDTFVFVEKWRDTDALKAHAAAPHMKAYAEKVKDLIDKRVIHVLSPAD, from the coding sequence ATGATCCATGTCATCGCCATCATCACCGCGAAACCCGGCCAGCGCGAGAAGATACTCGAAGCCGCGCGCGCAAACATCCCCGCCGTGAAAGCCGAGGACGGCTGCATCGAGTACGGCCCCGGGGTCGATGCCGAGGGACTTGGCAATTTCCAGACCAAGTTCGGGCCGGACACCTTCGTGTTCGTGGAGAAATGGCGCGACACCGACGCGCTCAAGGCCCATGCGGCCGCCCCCCACATGAAGGCCTACGCGGAAAAAGTGAAGGACCTGATCGACAAGCGCGTCATCCACGTCCTCTCGCCGGCGGACTGA
- a CDS encoding MmgE/PrpD family protein produces the protein MTIARELAAFANTAAIPDKALEYAQMLISSTIASAALGSTIESTKIVRALELERGGVSEATLWFGAAEKLPVAAAARVNALASDAAASDDSDLRNIVHSGTPACATALAVAEKTGASGKETLEAIVMGVEAAGRINSAMIGGLQVKGFHGCIAAIFASVVAAGRLLKLNEDQMTQAISIAATSVGGLHAAAKTSVAREWHAGLISMVGVDAAQAAQKGFIAEETIFETKLGFIEVFGVKSKADEVTRDLGKRWSMLEDVGVKLVPGGHPHHAVAEAAANASREGNVQPEEVETITISRPGFQGFTGPQFPTDLIGVAHSPAFFAAAGVADRGFTWAHAFPEKINDPRIRGLLGKVRVGEPPTGNLERYKSGAVVTIETRDGRKLTSTVYAPRGSAIVGIEWKDVEAKYRALVPYAKLAEGNLEKSAAVIRKFRDVANVSELVSLLR, from the coding sequence ATGACCATCGCGCGCGAGTTGGCTGCATTCGCGAACACCGCAGCCATTCCCGACAAGGCGCTCGAATACGCCCAGATGCTGATCTCGAGCACCATCGCGAGCGCGGCGCTCGGCTCGACGATCGAGTCGACGAAGATCGTGCGTGCGCTGGAGTTGGAGCGCGGCGGTGTGTCGGAAGCGACGCTGTGGTTCGGCGCCGCCGAGAAGCTGCCGGTCGCCGCGGCGGCGCGTGTGAACGCGCTCGCGAGCGACGCGGCCGCTTCGGACGACAGCGACCTGCGCAACATCGTGCATTCCGGAACGCCTGCCTGTGCCACCGCGCTCGCGGTTGCCGAGAAGACCGGTGCGAGCGGGAAGGAGACCCTCGAAGCGATCGTGATGGGCGTCGAGGCCGCGGGCCGCATCAACAGCGCGATGATCGGCGGGCTTCAGGTCAAGGGTTTTCACGGCTGCATCGCGGCGATCTTCGCGTCGGTCGTCGCGGCGGGACGCTTGCTGAAGCTGAACGAAGACCAGATGACGCAGGCGATCTCGATCGCGGCGACTTCGGTGGGCGGCCTGCACGCGGCGGCGAAGACGAGCGTCGCGCGCGAATGGCACGCGGGTCTGATCTCGATGGTCGGAGTCGATGCGGCGCAGGCCGCGCAGAAGGGGTTCATCGCCGAAGAGACCATCTTCGAGACCAAGCTCGGCTTCATCGAGGTCTTCGGGGTGAAGTCCAAAGCCGACGAGGTCACGCGCGACCTGGGCAAGCGCTGGAGCATGCTCGAAGACGTCGGCGTCAAGCTCGTCCCCGGCGGTCACCCGCACCACGCGGTCGCCGAAGCCGCGGCCAACGCCTCACGCGAAGGCAATGTCCAGCCCGAGGAAGTCGAGACGATCACCATCTCGCGGCCGGGCTTCCAGGGTTTCACCGGACCGCAGTTTCCGACCGATCTCATCGGCGTCGCGCACAGCCCCGCGTTCTTCGCGGCGGCGGGCGTCGCCGACCGAGGTTTCACCTGGGCGCATGCGTTTCCCGAGAAGATCAACGACCCACGCATCCGCGGCCTGCTCGGCAAGGTGAGAGTCGGCGAACCGCCGACCGGGAACCTCGAGCGCTACAAGTCCGGCGCAGTGGTCACGATCGAGACGCGCGACGGACGCAAGCTCACGAGCACCGTCTACGCCCCCCGCGGCTCGGCGATCGTGGGCATCGAATGGAAGGACGTCGAGGCGAAGTATCGGGCGCTGGTGCCCTACGCCAAGCTGGCCGAAGGCAACCTCGAGAAGAGCGCTGCGGTGATACGAAAGTTTCGCGACGTCGCGAACGTCTCGGAGTTGGTGAGTCTGCTGCGGTAA
- a CDS encoding MFS transporter, whose amino-acid sequence MKIFYGWRVVVAGGAMQFLQALLLNQAFGAYLAVLVEERGWSKTALSGAAALKSTEAAVLGPVLGWAVDKFGTQGIVRVGILTFGVGFMLLSRIDTLWEFYAAFVIVALGASMFSNFLVSVAIIQWFERRRARALSALQFGGALGGIFVAAVAWSIQTFGWRTTAFASGVIAIVIGWPLSRVIKSRPEDMGETIDGLPPAPPREAGQPEAPASRAFTAGEALRTSAFWLISLGHSFSLLVVTAVNVHAITHVKEGLGYSLAQASLVFTLVTVGQFGGVMMGWVIGEKFEKRLVAAACMLMHAGGMLMLTYAAGPVILAAAALVHGIAWGLRGPFMQAIRADYFGRRSIGMIMGLSAMITVFGQIGGPVIAGAFADWRGDYRMGFTLLAVLAGLGSLFFLLAKKPELKPI is encoded by the coding sequence ATGAAAATCTTCTACGGCTGGCGCGTCGTCGTCGCCGGCGGCGCCATGCAGTTCCTGCAGGCGCTGCTGCTCAACCAGGCTTTCGGGGCCTATCTCGCGGTGCTCGTCGAAGAGCGCGGATGGAGCAAGACCGCGCTCTCGGGCGCGGCCGCGCTCAAGTCGACCGAGGCCGCGGTGCTCGGGCCGGTGCTCGGCTGGGCGGTCGACAAGTTCGGCACGCAGGGCATCGTCCGCGTGGGGATCCTCACGTTCGGCGTGGGCTTCATGCTGCTCTCGCGCATCGACACGCTGTGGGAGTTCTACGCCGCGTTCGTCATCGTCGCGCTCGGCGCGAGCATGTTCAGCAACTTCCTCGTCAGCGTCGCGATCATCCAGTGGTTCGAGCGGCGGCGCGCGCGGGCGCTGTCGGCGCTGCAGTTCGGCGGCGCGCTCGGCGGAATCTTCGTGGCGGCGGTCGCGTGGTCGATACAGACGTTCGGCTGGCGCACGACCGCGTTCGCGTCGGGCGTGATCGCGATCGTGATCGGCTGGCCGCTGTCGCGCGTGATCAAGAGCCGCCCCGAGGACATGGGCGAGACGATCGACGGCTTGCCGCCGGCGCCGCCGCGTGAGGCGGGACAGCCCGAAGCGCCCGCGAGCCGCGCGTTCACCGCGGGTGAAGCGCTGCGCACGAGCGCGTTCTGGCTGATCTCGCTGGGGCACAGCTTCTCGCTGCTCGTCGTCACCGCGGTCAACGTGCACGCGATCACGCACGTCAAGGAAGGCCTCGGCTATTCGCTCGCGCAGGCGTCGCTCGTCTTCACGCTCGTCACCGTCGGACAGTTCGGCGGCGTGATGATGGGCTGGGTGATCGGCGAGAAGTTCGAGAAGCGCCTCGTCGCCGCGGCCTGCATGCTGATGCACGCGGGCGGCATGCTGATGCTCACCTACGCCGCGGGGCCGGTCATCCTCGCCGCCGCGGCGCTGGTGCACGGCATCGCGTGGGGCCTGCGCGGGCCGTTCATGCAGGCGATACGCGCCGATTACTTCGGCAGACGGTCGATCGGGATGATCATGGGCCTCTCCGCCATGATCACGGTGTTCGGCCAGATCGGCGGACCGGTGATCGCGGGCGCATTCGCCGACTGGCGCGGCGACTATCGCATGGGCTTTACGCTGCTCGCGGTCCTGGCAGGGCTGGGGTCGCTGTTCTTCTTGCTCGCGAAGAAGCCTGAGTTAAAACCTATTTGA
- a CDS encoding tripartite tricarboxylate transporter substrate binding protein, with protein MRLSAVAVAVLALAGATPSLHAQAYPTRPVRIIVGYPPGGGVDVAARIVAQGLTEVWGTQSAIVDNRPGAAGGIGTELTAAATPDGNTLMLCNIASHAITPARAKKLPYDPVRDFAFISMVGTTPNVIVTHPQMAMKNLKDVIAYAKKNPGKLNYGSSGVGASPNLSVELMKLEAGVNIVHVPYKGAAIALSDVMSGHLELMTGNLPGPLPQIKAGKVRALAVTSGKRNSRVPDVPTIAEQGLPNFDVSSWYGICTQAAVPKTILEKLRADLLKALDAPETKKRLYDQAIDVRTATPEAFVEHVKAETARWARVVREANIPPQ; from the coding sequence ATGCGTCTATCCGCAGTTGCCGTGGCCGTGCTCGCTCTCGCAGGCGCTACACCTTCGCTGCACGCGCAGGCCTATCCCACCCGTCCCGTGCGCATCATCGTCGGCTACCCGCCGGGAGGCGGCGTCGACGTCGCGGCGCGCATCGTCGCGCAGGGCCTCACCGAGGTCTGGGGAACGCAGAGCGCGATCGTCGATAACCGTCCCGGCGCCGCGGGCGGCATCGGCACCGAGCTCACCGCGGCCGCGACGCCCGACGGCAACACCCTGATGTTGTGCAACATCGCCTCGCACGCGATCACGCCCGCGCGCGCCAAGAAGCTGCCGTACGACCCCGTGCGCGATTTCGCTTTCATCTCGATGGTCGGCACGACGCCGAACGTGATCGTGACGCACCCGCAGATGGCGATGAAAAACCTGAAAGACGTGATCGCGTACGCGAAGAAGAACCCCGGCAAGCTCAATTACGGCTCGTCGGGCGTGGGCGCGTCGCCCAACCTCTCGGTCGAGCTGATGAAGCTCGAAGCCGGCGTCAACATCGTGCACGTGCCGTACAAGGGCGCCGCGATCGCGCTGTCGGACGTGATGAGCGGACATCTGGAGCTCATGACCGGCAACCTGCCGGGGCCGCTGCCGCAGATCAAGGCGGGCAAGGTGCGCGCGCTCGCGGTCACTTCCGGCAAGCGCAACTCGCGCGTCCCCGACGTGCCGACCATCGCGGAGCAGGGCCTGCCCAACTTCGACGTGAGCTCGTGGTACGGCATCTGCACCCAGGCGGCGGTGCCGAAGACTATCCTGGAGAAGCTGCGCGCGGATCTACTGAAAGCGCTCGACGCGCCGGAGACGAAGAAGCGCCTCTACGATCAGGCGATCGACGTCAGGACCGCAACGCCGGAGGCGTTCGTCGAGCACGTCAAGGCCGAGACCGCGCGCTGGGCGCGCGTGGTGCGCGAGGCGAACATCCCCCCGCAATAG
- a CDS encoding TauD/TfdA family dioxygenase has product MKISKLSPHIGAEVTGIDLREPVDDETRRKLNQAVVENVALVIRDQKFTPEQYLAAVALFGEPMEQHFTQYALPGCPLVHEVSNRHKDKGGKRVKHGADWHTDHTNHVRPPKYTCLYAVELPSKGGDTGIVNMRAGYEALPDEMKRRLEGMQTVNVFQGSASARYSGQSADAQEEKKPEPVLQPLVRRHPDTGRNALYFHPVKAENIVGMGAAESQVLLKDLLDRSVRDEFIYRHQWRKGDMLLWDNRAAMHRAYFDYDPDEYRLLYRVLVRGELPIAA; this is encoded by the coding sequence ATGAAGATCAGCAAACTCTCCCCCCACATCGGCGCCGAAGTGACCGGCATCGACCTGCGCGAGCCGGTCGACGACGAAACCCGGCGCAAACTCAACCAGGCGGTCGTGGAGAACGTCGCGCTGGTCATCCGCGACCAGAAATTCACGCCCGAGCAGTACCTCGCGGCGGTGGCGCTCTTCGGCGAGCCGATGGAGCAGCACTTCACGCAGTACGCCCTGCCGGGCTGTCCGCTGGTGCACGAAGTGTCGAACCGACACAAGGACAAGGGAGGCAAGCGCGTGAAGCACGGCGCGGACTGGCACACCGATCACACCAACCACGTGCGGCCGCCGAAGTACACCTGCCTCTACGCGGTCGAGCTGCCGTCCAAAGGCGGCGACACCGGCATCGTCAACATGCGCGCGGGCTACGAGGCGCTGCCCGACGAGATGAAGCGCAGGCTCGAGGGCATGCAGACCGTGAACGTCTTCCAGGGCAGCGCGTCCGCGCGCTACTCGGGACAATCGGCGGACGCGCAGGAAGAGAAAAAACCGGAACCGGTGTTACAGCCGCTGGTGCGCAGGCACCCCGATACCGGCCGCAACGCGCTCTATTTCCACCCGGTGAAAGCCGAGAACATCGTCGGCATGGGCGCGGCGGAATCGCAGGTGCTGCTGAAGGACCTGCTGGATCGCTCGGTACGCGACGAGTTCATCTACCGCCACCAGTGGCGCAAGGGCGACATGCTGCTCTGGGACAACCGCGCGGCGATGCACCGCGCGTATTTCGATTACGACCCGGACGAGTACCGCCTGCTCTACCGCGTCCTCGTCCGGGGCGAATTGCCGATCGCTGCCTAG
- a CDS encoding aldo/keto reductase, producing the protein MNKRRFGRPGLEVSEVIFGAGAVGGIMVFPDDAVKREALRRAFQGGINWVDTAAQYGNGKSEEALGRLLPEMETTPYLSTKFGLPVDNLHDIPKQIEESLTASLARLKRSSVDLLQLHNRIGSTPGGRVLTVEQVLGKNGVAEGLERLREKGLIRHMGITAIGEAPCVREVIASRRFDSAQVYYNLLNPSAGRSMPRSWTGENMSGIIDACRANGVAVMAIRIFAAGVIASVERTGRESVLIKDTSIAEDERKARAVFDAIGEGYGTRAQVALRFVLTNPDVSCAIIGSAELHHVDEALAAAEMGPLPPEVMARLDALYATDFRP; encoded by the coding sequence ATGAACAAACGCCGCTTCGGCCGCCCCGGCCTCGAAGTCTCCGAAGTCATCTTCGGCGCCGGCGCCGTCGGCGGCATCATGGTGTTTCCCGACGATGCAGTGAAGCGCGAAGCGCTGCGCCGCGCGTTCCAGGGCGGCATCAACTGGGTCGACACCGCCGCGCAGTACGGCAACGGCAAGTCGGAGGAAGCGCTGGGACGGCTCCTGCCGGAGATGGAGACCACGCCTTACCTCTCCACCAAGTTCGGCCTGCCCGTCGACAACCTGCACGACATCCCGAAGCAGATCGAGGAGAGCCTCACCGCCAGTCTCGCGCGCTTGAAGCGCTCGTCGGTCGACCTGCTCCAGCTTCACAACCGCATCGGCTCGACACCCGGCGGGCGCGTGCTCACGGTCGAGCAGGTGCTGGGGAAGAACGGCGTCGCGGAAGGTCTCGAGCGGCTGCGCGAAAAAGGTCTGATCCGCCACATGGGCATCACCGCGATCGGCGAGGCGCCGTGCGTGCGCGAAGTGATCGCGAGCAGGCGCTTCGATTCGGCGCAGGTGTATTACAACCTGCTCAACCCCAGCGCAGGCCGCAGCATGCCGCGGTCGTGGACCGGCGAGAACATGAGCGGAATCATCGATGCGTGCCGCGCGAACGGGGTGGCGGTGATGGCGATCCGCATCTTCGCCGCGGGCGTCATCGCGAGCGTCGAGCGCACCGGGCGCGAGAGCGTGCTCATCAAGGATACGAGCATCGCCGAAGACGAGCGCAAGGCGAGGGCGGTGTTCGATGCGATCGGCGAGGGCTACGGCACGCGCGCGCAGGTCGCGCTGCGTTTCGTGCTCACCAACCCCGACGTCTCCTGCGCGATCATCGGCAGCGCGGAGCTGCATCACGTCGACGAAGCGCTCGCGGCTGCCGAGATGGGGCCGCTGCCGCCGGAAGTGATGGCGCGGCTCGACGCTCTATACGCAACGGATTTCCGTCCGTAG